In Mastigocladopsis repens PCC 10914, a single window of DNA contains:
- a CDS encoding ABC transporter ATP-binding protein, with amino-acid sequence MPLAILRLENVTLKFSQAAPVVNRVTLALPPGDVLGLLGPSGCGKTTLLRIIAGFESPQAGTVEIAGQLVAGHGKWVPPEQRYVGIVFQDYALFPHLSVAENVAFGLRFAKTIRRERVAELLALVRLTGLEKRYPHELSGGQQQRVALARALAAQPKLLLLDEPLSNLDVQVRLKLREEVLEILKAKEISGIFVTHDQQEALAIADQVAVMRQGSLEQIGTPEEIYRHPASRFVAEFVTQANFLPARRRGHLWETEIGCFALQQDSKDNIHPFADKGDLMIPEEDIILQPDQNGSVAIETRRFLGRDYRYCLRTPSGKKLYARTPATLALPIHTRVKLSVVGHSLKIFPTAKATAF; translated from the coding sequence ATGCCATTGGCAATTTTACGTTTGGAGAATGTGACTCTAAAGTTTTCCCAAGCTGCCCCTGTTGTTAATAGGGTAACTTTGGCATTGCCACCAGGAGATGTGCTGGGGTTACTTGGACCTTCTGGATGCGGGAAAACCACGCTCCTGCGAATTATTGCCGGATTTGAATCACCGCAAGCGGGAACTGTGGAAATCGCTGGGCAGCTTGTCGCAGGTCATGGTAAGTGGGTTCCACCAGAGCAGAGGTATGTGGGGATCGTATTTCAAGACTATGCCTTATTCCCACATTTATCAGTAGCAGAGAATGTTGCTTTTGGCTTGCGGTTTGCTAAAACCATTCGGCGGGAACGGGTGGCAGAGTTGCTGGCATTGGTGAGACTCACAGGACTGGAAAAGCGCTATCCTCACGAGTTGTCTGGTGGTCAGCAACAGCGGGTAGCACTTGCCCGTGCTTTAGCTGCACAACCTAAACTCTTACTATTGGATGAACCACTGAGCAATTTAGATGTACAAGTGCGGCTGAAATTGCGGGAGGAAGTGTTAGAAATTCTCAAAGCAAAGGAGATTTCAGGTATTTTTGTGACTCATGACCAACAAGAAGCACTGGCGATCGCTGACCAAGTTGCAGTCATGCGCCAAGGTTCCTTAGAGCAAATAGGAACGCCAGAAGAAATTTACCGACATCCAGCCTCTCGCTTTGTCGCGGAGTTTGTTACCCAAGCAAACTTTCTTCCAGCTAGGCGTAGAGGACATCTATGGGAAACTGAGATTGGATGTTTTGCACTGCAACAGGATTCCAAAGACAATATTCATCCTTTTGCAGACAAAGGAGATTTGATGATCCCAGAAGAGGACATCATTTTGCAGCCAGATCAGAATGGTTCAGTTGCAATTGAGACGCGCCGCTTTTTGGGTCGCGACTATCGGTACTGCTTGCGAACTCCTTCTGGGAAGAAGTTATATGCACGAACACCAGCCACCCTAGCCCTGCCAATTCATACACGAGTGAAGTTGTCTGTGGTTGGGCATTCGTTGAAAATTTTTCCCACTGCTAAGGCAACTGCATTTTAA
- a CDS encoding beta-propeller fold lactonase family protein, producing MQNFKRKRYLLLSLLVAAVIVVSGIQLASARLATTSLVGDLSDGAALLPTGQVVTPTAAPGSTFTILDTDRRSDDNAAAAEAVTTALSSDGKTLLVLTSGYNLNFRDEKTGEYFTYPVLDPQTGLPSTITTRKAEWVFVFDISSGNLVKKQQINIPNTYNGLTWAPDNQRFYVSAGIDDRIYVYKNDGSQFVPDAPFILLGHNTDQTAPFPKYDGGLLKDSPAQAAAGSQQITTGAVVAGLAVSKDGKTLVAANFQNDSVSIVDTDTRQVLQEIKFFVPGSKVATGEFPFYVAIKSTKSGAAAKVFASSQRDDEVLAVDVTTQAVTRISVGSQPNKIRLSPDESLLYVANGNSDSVSVIDTSSNKVVQIINLSRPRDKYKGGNPNSLAFSPDGKTLYVTLGGENAVAVVNLRNSRVIGRIPTGWYPNSVSVSDDGTTLYVVNAKDNAGPNPSNSRTTTAGTARNTTFRNEYNWALEKAGIAVIPVPDAGTLVSLSEQVDENNGFKNRRPDPTMAFLRNQIKHVIYVVKENRTYDQVLGDLSVGNGDPELTLFPQAISPNHHKLAQDFVTFDNFYDSGETSGVGWNWSTYGRTTDYTEKTQSVSYGNSSDSDGLTYDYEGTNRNINIALPDSSKPTPQLSTRVTEILDSSGNSSILPGSKDVNAPEGDGELDSDAVGGYLWDAALRAGKTVRNYGFFIDLAYYSTSNAQVDPTKSDPNNPLYIPISPTPFADNIPQSPVAKVVLQDKTDIYFRGYDQKHPDIYLYNEWARDIDSYLEKNELPNLSLVRLHHDHFGNFNSAVAGLNTAELQMADNDYAVGLLVEKISKSPLWKDTAIFVIEDDSQNGPDHVDGHRSVAYVISPYTKRKVLVSTNYNTVSMLRTMEDILGIGYLGINDANATPMSDAFTRQPDFTSYTAVVPGNLCREPVDPSLVPACKDPNAQKSAAIPSRHNKSWWAQATKNFFFGVEDKLDPEKFNRVLWAGIKGDNMPYPTERSHNNLRENRAQLLDKWRLSDTHLSALAN from the coding sequence ATGCAAAATTTCAAGCGTAAACGATATCTCTTACTCAGCCTGCTGGTAGCAGCGGTCATAGTAGTAAGTGGTATCCAGTTAGCCAGCGCTAGGCTTGCTACTACTAGTCTTGTTGGTGACCTTTCTGATGGTGCAGCATTACTACCTACAGGTCAAGTTGTGACGCCAACAGCTGCACCAGGTTCCACTTTTACAATCCTTGATACTGATCGGCGCTCAGATGATAATGCAGCCGCAGCCGAAGCTGTAACAACTGCCCTCAGTTCAGACGGCAAAACCCTACTAGTTCTGACAAGCGGCTATAACTTGAATTTCCGGGATGAAAAAACCGGCGAATACTTTACTTATCCAGTGTTAGACCCTCAGACAGGGTTGCCAAGTACCATCACAACCCGGAAGGCAGAATGGGTATTTGTGTTTGATATCAGCAGCGGTAATTTGGTTAAGAAACAACAAATTAACATTCCTAACACTTACAATGGTTTGACTTGGGCACCAGACAATCAGCGCTTCTACGTCTCAGCCGGGATTGACGATCGCATCTACGTTTACAAAAACGACGGTAGTCAGTTCGTCCCAGATGCACCCTTCATCCTTCTAGGTCACAACACAGACCAAACTGCACCCTTTCCTAAGTATGATGGTGGGCTGTTAAAAGATTCCCCAGCTCAAGCGGCAGCAGGATCACAACAAATAACAACAGGCGCAGTTGTGGCAGGACTTGCCGTCAGTAAAGACGGCAAAACCTTAGTAGCTGCTAACTTTCAAAACGACTCTGTGTCGATTGTTGATACTGACACCCGGCAAGTACTCCAAGAAATAAAGTTTTTTGTACCAGGTAGCAAAGTCGCAACAGGGGAGTTTCCCTTTTATGTTGCAATTAAGAGTACAAAAAGCGGCGCCGCTGCTAAAGTCTTTGCAAGCAGCCAGCGCGACGACGAAGTATTGGCTGTTGACGTTACGACTCAGGCAGTAACCCGCATTTCTGTAGGTAGCCAACCTAACAAAATAAGACTTTCACCTGATGAAAGCCTACTGTATGTGGCTAACGGCAACAGTGACTCAGTTTCCGTCATCGACACAAGTAGTAATAAGGTCGTACAAATCATCAACTTATCTCGACCCAGGGATAAGTACAAAGGTGGCAACCCAAACTCTCTTGCTTTCAGCCCTGATGGTAAAACCCTCTACGTCACTTTGGGCGGTGAAAATGCTGTAGCGGTGGTGAACTTGAGAAACAGTCGGGTTATTGGGCGCATTCCCACAGGCTGGTATCCCAACTCCGTCAGTGTGAGTGACGATGGTACAACACTCTACGTCGTCAATGCTAAAGACAATGCTGGTCCCAACCCCTCTAACAGCAGAACTACGACAGCAGGGACAGCCCGTAACACAACGTTTAGAAACGAATATAACTGGGCGCTGGAAAAAGCAGGCATTGCGGTAATTCCAGTTCCAGATGCTGGCACTCTGGTTTCTCTATCGGAGCAAGTAGACGAAAATAACGGTTTCAAAAACCGTCGTCCCGACCCAACGATGGCTTTCTTGCGTAACCAGATCAAGCACGTTATCTACGTAGTTAAAGAAAATCGTACGTACGACCAAGTACTCGGCGATTTATCTGTTGGTAACGGCGACCCAGAACTCACTTTATTCCCACAAGCGATTTCTCCTAATCATCACAAGCTAGCACAGGACTTTGTCACTTTTGATAACTTCTATGATAGTGGTGAAACAAGTGGCGTGGGCTGGAACTGGTCTACCTATGGACGAACGACAGATTACACTGAGAAAACTCAGTCGGTGTCCTATGGCAACTCCTCCGATAGTGACGGTCTCACCTACGACTACGAGGGCACAAACCGTAACATCAACATTGCATTACCAGATTCCTCTAAACCTACACCACAATTGAGTACACGGGTTACGGAAATTCTCGATTCTTCTGGTAATTCTTCCATTTTGCCTGGTTCCAAAGACGTTAACGCTCCAGAAGGCGATGGCGAACTAGATTCAGATGCAGTTGGTGGCTATCTGTGGGATGCAGCGCTGCGTGCTGGCAAAACTGTCCGCAATTACGGCTTCTTCATCGATCTCGCCTATTACAGTACCAGTAACGCGCAAGTCGATCCCACAAAGTCCGATCCCAATAACCCACTCTACATCCCCATTTCCCCAACACCTTTTGCTGATAACATTCCCCAGTCACCAGTAGCCAAGGTCGTGTTGCAGGATAAAACTGACATCTATTTCCGAGGTTACGACCAGAAGCACCCAGATATTTATTTGTACAACGAATGGGCACGCGACATTGATAGCTATCTGGAGAAGAATGAGCTGCCCAACTTATCATTGGTACGTCTGCATCACGACCACTTTGGTAACTTCAACAGCGCTGTGGCTGGTTTGAATACTGCCGAGTTGCAAATGGCTGATAATGACTATGCTGTTGGCTTACTAGTGGAAAAAATCTCCAAGTCACCTTTGTGGAAAGACACAGCCATCTTTGTCATTGAAGATGACTCTCAGAACGGACCTGACCACGTCGATGGTCATCGCTCTGTCGCTTATGTCATTTCACCTTACACTAAGCGAAAAGTCCTTGTCAGCACCAACTACAACACTGTCAGTATGTTGCGAACAATGGAGGATATACTGGGGATTGGCTACCTAGGCATTAATGATGCCAATGCCACGCCGATGTCGGATGCATTCACTAGACAGCCCGACTTTACTTCTTACACAGCTGTTGTGCCTGGTAACTTGTGCCGCGAGCCTGTAGATCCAAGCCTCGTACCAGCTTGCAAAGATCCCAATGCACAAAAGAGCGCAGCTATTCCCTCCCGACATAACAAATCCTGGTGGGCGCAAGCAACCAAAAACTTCTTTTTTGGAGTTGAAGATAAGCTTGATCCTGAGAAATTTAACCGTGTGCTATGGGCTGGTATTAAAGGCGACAATATGCCTTATCCAACAGAGCGCAGTCATAACAACCTCCGCGAAAATCGAGCGCAACTGCTCGACAAATGGCGTTTGAGTGACACCCACCTTTCTGCTCTAGCAAATTAA
- a CDS encoding iron ABC transporter substrate-binding protein yields the protein MVLNRVGQISFVIAAVLLGWGVEIAAQAAPKTLTIYSGREEKIMRPLIQKAEKDLGIPIEVRYGDSTELAIALLEEGKNSRADVFYAQDAGSLGAVAKEGRTQVLPAQLLNKVERQFRSPAGQWVGISGRSRVIDYNTKLVKASELPTSVMQLTDPKWRGKVGWSPTNGSFQSFVTAMRLMQGDQKTLAWLKAMKGNDAKAYSGNSAIVEALGRGEIALGLVNNYYLYRFTKNDPNFPVAIHHTRGDAGALINVAGLAVLNTTDQKSDAEKFVAYMLNPEVQKYLTQEFYEYPLVKGIPVSQKQIPLEQLQSPQLDLSKLSDLKGTLSLLQEAGVL from the coding sequence ATGGTGCTAAATCGAGTGGGGCAAATCTCATTTGTCATTGCTGCTGTACTTTTAGGTTGGGGAGTGGAAATTGCGGCACAAGCTGCGCCGAAAACGCTAACAATTTATTCAGGGCGAGAAGAAAAAATTATGCGTCCCCTGATTCAAAAAGCTGAGAAAGATTTGGGGATACCTATTGAGGTGCGCTATGGCGACTCCACAGAATTAGCGATCGCTCTGCTCGAAGAAGGCAAAAATAGCCGTGCTGATGTGTTTTACGCTCAAGATGCAGGTTCCTTGGGAGCTGTCGCCAAGGAAGGGCGAACCCAGGTTCTCCCTGCTCAGTTACTGAACAAAGTTGAGCGGCAATTTCGCTCTCCCGCAGGGCAATGGGTTGGCATTTCTGGGCGATCGCGGGTGATTGATTACAACACTAAGCTTGTCAAAGCTAGCGAACTCCCAACAAGTGTCATGCAACTAACCGATCCCAAGTGGCGCGGTAAAGTCGGCTGGTCACCTACAAATGGTTCTTTCCAATCATTTGTAACTGCCATGCGGCTTATGCAAGGCGACCAAAAAACCCTAGCGTGGTTAAAAGCAATGAAAGGTAATGACGCCAAAGCTTATAGCGGCAATAGTGCCATTGTTGAGGCTTTGGGACGGGGAGAAATCGCTTTGGGGCTAGTGAATAACTATTATTTATATCGATTTACCAAAAACGATCCCAACTTTCCCGTAGCAATCCATCATACACGCGGTGATGCGGGAGCATTAATTAACGTGGCAGGTTTAGCAGTGCTAAATACAACCGACCAAAAAAGTGATGCGGAAAAGTTTGTTGCTTATATGCTTAACCCAGAGGTGCAAAAGTACCTCACTCAGGAGTTTTACGAGTATCCGTTGGTAAAAGGTATTCCAGTATCGCAAAAGCAAATTCCACTTGAGCAACTGCAATCTCCTCAGCTTGATCTGAGCAAATTATCAGATTTGAAAGGAACGCTCTCATTGCTCCAAGAAGCAGGTGTGTTGTAA
- a CDS encoding COG4280 domain-containing protein yields the protein MNWEIFLASFAGSLIELVEILGIVIVVGRVAGWRNALVGSGSGIGLTVLVSLIFGKSLTLIPIDILRIVAGGFLLAFGQKWTRSVVKYYGGIPKKKRGDDEEERLEAKLASEGDQSGWNWFAVVTTFKGALLDSVEVAIAVVTLGATGGKWIESISGAIIAAFGLVVVAFLFRTPLNKVPVKAMKFVAAMLLMGFGIYWLCEGLNVELPGGDWAIIWLPFAWGSFMAMTATFLRWRVGLHKPEEIVS from the coding sequence ATGAATTGGGAAATCTTTCTTGCCAGTTTTGCGGGATCTTTGATTGAATTGGTCGAAATTCTTGGCATAGTCATCGTGGTTGGTAGGGTAGCAGGCTGGCGTAATGCCCTAGTTGGTTCAGGCAGTGGCATTGGTTTGACTGTGCTTGTCTCGCTCATCTTCGGGAAAAGTTTAACGCTTATCCCTATAGATATTTTGAGGATTGTTGCGGGAGGTTTTCTGCTGGCATTTGGGCAGAAGTGGACGCGATCAGTTGTTAAGTACTATGGCGGCATTCCTAAGAAAAAGCGTGGAGATGACGAAGAAGAGAGGCTGGAAGCGAAACTGGCAAGCGAAGGCGACCAATCTGGCTGGAACTGGTTTGCTGTTGTCACCACCTTCAAGGGTGCGCTGTTGGATAGTGTAGAGGTGGCGATCGCAGTCGTCACGTTAGGTGCTACAGGTGGCAAATGGATAGAATCTATTAGTGGTGCAATAATAGCGGCATTTGGGTTAGTTGTGGTTGCATTCTTATTTAGAACCCCACTTAATAAAGTGCCAGTCAAGGCAATGAAGTTTGTAGCTGCAATGCTGCTGATGGGATTTGGCATCTACTGGCTGTGTGAAGGACTGAATGTAGAGTTGCCTGGTGGCGACTGGGCAATTATCTGGTTACCCTTTGCTTGGGGTTCTTTCATGGCTATGACTGCTACATTTTTGCGCTGGCGAGTTGGGTTGCACAAGCCAGAGGAAATTGTCAGTTAA
- a CDS encoding 2TM domain-containing protein, with the protein MAAFETRVTRTYSQEDIQQILNLAIATEADDKDKEFSYEQLLEIAAELEISLETLKQAERDWLEQQGEIQHRQAFNTYRQSKFKKRFGNYAIVNAFLLSVDLLRGGGLSWSLYILLCCGLAAGLDGWNTFQTKGEEYELAFQRWRRKHQVKKFFNTFVNKWLKAWQI; encoded by the coding sequence ATGGCAGCTTTTGAGACTAGAGTAACCCGGACTTATAGCCAAGAAGACATACAGCAAATTCTCAATCTGGCGATCGCCACTGAAGCTGACGACAAAGACAAAGAATTCTCCTATGAGCAACTGCTAGAAATTGCCGCAGAATTGGAAATCTCCCTAGAGACACTTAAACAAGCAGAACGAGACTGGCTGGAACAACAAGGAGAAATACAACATCGGCAAGCTTTTAACACTTACCGCCAAAGTAAATTCAAGAAGCGTTTTGGTAATTATGCAATTGTCAATGCCTTTTTGTTGTCCGTGGATCTACTGCGTGGTGGCGGTCTTTCCTGGTCACTGTACATTTTGCTATGCTGTGGATTAGCGGCAGGTCTTGATGGCTGGAATACTTTTCAAACTAAAGGCGAAGAATATGAACTCGCTTTCCAGCGGTGGCGTCGCAAGCATCAGGTGAAAAAATTCTTCAACACATTTGTGAATAAATGGCTTAAGGCATGGCAGATTTAG
- a CDS encoding ABC transporter permease: protein MQVRGRKTHQPPLFLVGAALLTALAIALPLTYLVIRTAGVGKEQLFALVSRPRTLVVLLNSVGIAVASTLFSTAIALPLAFLTIRTDLPWRRFWLIATTLPLAVPDYVGGFALIAAFGPKGSLLQLWLEPLGVQQLPEIYGWTGAILGLTLFSYPYLLLSIQAGWQGIDPAIEEAAKSLGYNQRETFFRIILPALRPSIVAGGLLVALNALQDFGTTSVMRFDTFTRVIFLQYRYTFDRNQAAAYALMLVGLVLLLLWLEYKAQSRSAYYSRNTKSYRLPALIHLGVWKVPAILFCFAVASLGLLLPIGVILFWLVRGFTGTAVDEIVSLPQLMQLAWHSTVAAGLAAIISTLCALPVAILSVRFPSRITTAIERTSYIGFGLPGIVVALSLVFWGANYLPWLYQTLPMLVFAYLVLFVSQSVGTVRSSLLQVNPQLEESAQSLGRTPWQTLIEITLPLVSPGVLGGAALVFLTAIKELPATLLLAPIGFNTLATHIWKATESVSYSDAAAGALVMLVISMSSTLLVLSQSRYKTLSIEARRSLQREVD from the coding sequence ATGCAAGTTAGAGGCAGAAAAACTCATCAGCCACCTTTGTTTCTTGTAGGCGCAGCCTTACTGACGGCTTTGGCGATCGCGCTGCCTTTGACTTACCTAGTGATCAGGACGGCTGGTGTGGGCAAAGAACAGTTATTTGCCTTAGTCTCGCGTCCTCGCACGCTTGTAGTCTTACTAAACAGCGTTGGCATAGCCGTGGCAAGTACTTTATTTTCAACTGCGATCGCATTGCCACTAGCGTTTCTCACAATAAGGACGGATTTACCTTGGCGGCGATTTTGGCTGATTGCTACCACTTTACCTCTGGCAGTGCCTGACTATGTAGGTGGTTTTGCCTTGATTGCTGCTTTTGGACCAAAGGGTAGCTTGTTGCAACTTTGGCTAGAACCTTTGGGAGTGCAGCAGTTACCAGAAATCTACGGTTGGACTGGAGCAATTTTGGGACTCACTTTGTTTTCCTATCCATATTTACTGCTGAGTATCCAGGCTGGGTGGCAAGGCATCGATCCAGCAATTGAGGAAGCTGCAAAGAGTTTGGGTTATAACCAACGGGAAACCTTTTTTCGTATCATACTGCCTGCTTTGCGTCCGTCAATTGTGGCAGGGGGATTACTAGTCGCCTTAAATGCCTTGCAGGATTTTGGGACAACTTCAGTGATGCGGTTTGATACATTTACGCGAGTCATTTTTCTGCAATACAGATATACATTTGATCGCAATCAAGCGGCGGCTTACGCTTTGATGCTAGTGGGTTTGGTATTGCTGCTGTTGTGGTTAGAATACAAAGCACAATCCCGATCTGCCTACTACAGTCGTAATACTAAGTCCTACCGTCTGCCAGCATTGATTCATCTCGGTGTTTGGAAAGTGCCTGCAATTTTGTTTTGCTTCGCCGTGGCTAGCCTGGGTTTATTGTTACCAATAGGTGTCATTTTGTTCTGGCTAGTGCGAGGATTCACAGGCACAGCGGTGGATGAGATTGTATCTTTACCACAATTGATGCAATTAGCTTGGCACTCGACGGTAGCGGCGGGATTAGCAGCGATAATATCCACCCTTTGCGCCTTGCCAGTGGCAATCCTCTCAGTCCGTTTTCCAAGCCGCATCACGACCGCCATTGAGCGCACAAGCTACATCGGCTTTGGCTTACCTGGAATTGTGGTGGCATTGTCCCTCGTATTTTGGGGAGCAAATTACCTGCCTTGGTTGTATCAAACTTTGCCAATGCTGGTCTTTGCTTACTTGGTGTTATTTGTTTCCCAGTCTGTAGGAACTGTAAGAAGTTCGCTGCTTCAAGTCAACCCCCAATTAGAAGAATCGGCACAAAGTTTAGGCAGAACTCCTTGGCAAACTCTGATAGAAATTACGTTGCCACTTGTGAGTCCGGGGGTGCTAGGTGGAGCAGCTTTGGTGTTTCTGACAGCAATTAAGGAATTACCAGCAACGTTGCTCTTAGCTCCAATTGGCTTTAATACCCTAGCTACGCATATCTGGAAAGCGACTGAGAGTGTTTCCTACAGTGATGCTGCTGCTGGCGCACTCGTCATGCTGGTGATTTCGATGAGTTCTACGTTGTTGGTGTTGTCTCAAAGTCGCTACAAAACACTCTCGATAGAGGCACGCCGTAGCTTGCAAAGGGAGGTTGATTAA
- a CDS encoding DUF305 domain-containing protein, with product MNVESMQAISWKTGFFAFTFVALASLTACSTTASQNQAQAPNTTTTEANDKQQMNHGGGMHHGSSMNHSMDLGPADEYYDLRFIDGMRLHHQGAIAMAKEAEQKSQRREIKSLARNIIVSQNREENELLRKWRQAWYPKASAEPVAYGGEGKPVAPMSKEQQKSMKMLEDLGSADAEFDMRFMNAMIVHHEGAVEMAKDALSKSKRPEIKQLAQEIRTSQQTEIDQMKKWRQAWYNK from the coding sequence ATGAATGTCGAATCTATGCAAGCTATTTCTTGGAAAACTGGTTTTTTTGCATTCACATTTGTTGCACTTGCATCCCTAACAGCTTGTTCTACAACTGCTTCCCAAAATCAAGCCCAAGCCCCAAATACCACTACCACTGAGGCTAACGACAAGCAGCAGATGAACCACGGCGGCGGTATGCATCATGGTAGTAGTATGAATCACAGCATGGATTTAGGTCCAGCAGATGAATATTACGATTTACGGTTTATTGATGGGATGAGGTTGCATCACCAAGGAGCAATTGCTATGGCAAAAGAAGCCGAGCAAAAATCTCAACGCCGTGAGATTAAGAGTCTGGCACGCAATATTATTGTTTCTCAAAATAGAGAAGAAAATGAGCTGTTGCGGAAATGGCGACAAGCTTGGTATCCCAAAGCTAGCGCAGAACCTGTCGCCTATGGCGGCGAAGGTAAACCTGTAGCACCAATGTCAAAAGAACAACAGAAAAGTATGAAAATGCTTGAGGATTTGGGATCTGCTGATGCTGAATTCGACATGCGCTTTATGAATGCAATGATTGTTCACCATGAAGGTGCTGTGGAAATGGCTAAGGATGCCTTGAGTAAATCCAAGCGTCCTGAGATTAAGCAATTGGCTCAAGAGATTAGGACTTCACAACAGACAGAGATTGACCAAATGAAGAAGTGGCGACAAGCTTGGTATAACAAATAG
- a CDS encoding heavy-metal-associated domain-containing protein, giving the protein MTRQLQVPNMACSACADTITKAVKAIDSNAIVQADSKTKIVSVESSASDTAIKEAITQAGYTVA; this is encoded by the coding sequence ATGACACGACAACTTCAAGTCCCCAATATGGCTTGTTCTGCTTGTGCAGACACTATCACCAAAGCTGTTAAAGCAATTGATTCCAATGCTATAGTTCAAGCCGATTCTAAAACCAAAATTGTCTCAGTGGAAAGTAGCGCTTCTGATACAGCAATCAAGGAAGCAATTACGCAAGCAGGATATACAGTTGCCTAA
- a CDS encoding polysaccharide deacetylase family protein, whose protein sequence is MNSQTNKNFSLRLVLVVIILFSVLNLIFTVPVIPILGFHGIIDAKTSAPQSSLGVMHYPKQDLEKILEYLIRNNYWFLTTQDLYDFFLKKSKKVPKEHLNQKPILISFDDGYKTVYTNLLPILSKLEEKYGKKVKVVLFINPATLDRQRSTASIHIGCQELRDGLKKGFYDIQSHGLNHKNLTLLTREELIKELLQAQIKLRKCTSDLDPQQKVASHFAYPYGAYNKQVQYYASKYYLSSYLYDNKILDYGCLKNYYEIPRIPINGQISFQQMLEIAEGFHQTKSRSKC, encoded by the coding sequence GTGAACTCTCAAACAAATAAAAATTTTTCCTTACGTTTGGTTCTAGTTGTTATAATTCTTTTTTCTGTTCTAAATTTAATTTTCACTGTACCTGTCATTCCTATTTTGGGGTTTCATGGCATCATTGATGCTAAAACTTCTGCCCCTCAATCGTCTCTAGGAGTGATGCATTACCCCAAGCAAGATTTAGAAAAAATTCTAGAGTATTTAATCCGTAATAATTATTGGTTTTTAACAACTCAGGATTTATATGATTTTTTCTTAAAAAAATCAAAAAAAGTTCCTAAGGAGCATTTGAACCAAAAGCCTATCCTAATTTCATTTGATGATGGTTATAAAACAGTATACACGAATTTACTACCCATTTTGAGTAAGCTCGAAGAGAAATATGGGAAGAAAGTAAAAGTTGTCTTATTTATCAATCCAGCCACTTTAGATCGGCAAAGGAGTACCGCTTCAATTCACATAGGATGTCAGGAATTGAGAGATGGCTTGAAAAAAGGTTTTTATGATATTCAATCTCATGGATTGAATCATAAAAACTTAACGTTACTGACTCGTGAGGAATTAATTAAGGAACTATTGCAAGCCCAGATTAAACTGAGAAAATGTACATCCGACTTAGACCCACAACAAAAAGTAGCATCTCATTTTGCATACCCTTATGGAGCTTATAACAAACAGGTGCAATACTATGCATCTAAATATTATTTATCAAGCTATCTATACGATAATAAAATCCTAGATTACGGCTGCTTAAAAAACTACTATGAAATTCCTCGTATACCGATAAACGGACAAATCTCATTTCAACAAATGCTAGAAATAGCTGAAGGATTTCATCAAACAAAGAGTAGATCAAAATGCTAG